Below is a genomic region from Vibrio cortegadensis.
CAGCCATTTGCATCGCTTGAGCCGCACAGCCAGCAGAAAGATGTTGTTCAAATGCAGGCACTTTATCGTGCTCCGTCACTTTCGCGATCACGGTAATGACCATGGGTGCACGAAAAGGCGCTTTCCCTACCTTTTCTATCACCGCATCTTCACTTTCATCAGAAACTGCCGCTTTCACTAAAATATCCGCTAACTTTTGTAGCCCCGCCTCACCTTGTGAAATCACAAATCGCCAAGGGGTTAACGCTCCATGATCTGGCGCTCGCAACCCTGCTCTTATGATATTTTCAAGCACAACACCTTCTG
It encodes:
- a CDS encoding NAD(P)H nitroreductase, producing the protein MDALDLLLNRRSIAKLSSPAPEGVVLENIIRAGLRAPDHGALTPWRFVISQGEAGLQKLADILVKAAVSDESEDAVIEKVGKAPFRAPMVITVIAKVTEHDKVPAFEQHLSAGCAAQAMQMAAVAQGFQGFWRSGKWMFHPQVRAAFGLEGEDQIVGFLYLGTPGCTPMRVQERDLDKYVEYL